AGGGAGCAGTGCAATACTGTAGCTGAAGAACAAAAATGTGTCACATCCTAGAGTAGTCATAGGGTGAGGGATGAAGAGGaaggctgctttccacttcttTCTCCGTAAAACTCCCTGTTCTTTGAtgcatttttcccccctcataTCCTTCCTATCCATATTCCCTCATATGATTCCCATCAGTGAAAACTTTTTGGGAGGTATTTTAACCCTTCCCTTTGTCTTTGAATTAAGCTACTTTGCTGTTATTTGATGACTGTTATTAGAACGCTTGAAGTTTGGCGTGACAGTTTTTGGCAGCCCCGCTGTTAGCTCCTGATTTCACTCCATATAGGATTTGTTCCCTTTGAGAAGTGAGAAGGGGTACCCAATTGACACGAACAGGAGTTGAACACTTGAGTCAACAATGACAATAAATCTGGAGTGACCTTAAACAGTTTCTACCTGCTGTTGCAGAGCAAGACACTCAGCAACTCGGTAAAATTTAGACAGAGGAAGAGCTAAGTGTGTGACCTGTATATGTGTAGAACAATTGCTACATATATATAGTACATACAATAGGTACCTTGAAAATACTGTAAGGTCAAGTCAGATTCTTCATGTTTCTATGTTGGCACAGGCTGAAACATAAAGGCTTGAAGATCACTTTCAACTAATTGCTTTTGCACTGCACAAATTGCTACCAGCTTTTGTGTTGAGTGCCTGTGCTTAAATTCAGGGACAGAAAGTAATGTTTTTGCCAGAGCAGTGAAAGGGTGCATTTACCCTGTAAGCAGAAGTATGTGTAACATTTTGCTGCTTTAAGATGTGCAGGTTAAAAAGGAGAGGCTTGCAGATATCTCCgctcttgttttcatttcatcCCTCTATCATCAATAGACTATTGCACAGTGGCAGAAAGCTGGATACCAAGACATGCCTGAATATGAAAACTTCAAGCACCTACTGCAAGCCCCACTGGATGACGGCCAGGAAATCCTGCAGACCAGATTCCCAATGCCACGTTACATCCACACTGAACATGGGGGCAGTCAGGTAGGAAAGTTTATGGAGGAACTCCTTCTGTTGTTGCCTAGAGCAAATGGctgtctttctgcttttctggaagGATGGTTCTGTAAGTTAAATGTAGTGGTAATTTAGCTCTTCAAAGTACAGAGCTTGCATATTTTCTCATGAGCTTTTACTACAACTCTGTCTTTTAATAAGTAAGTCACTTGCTGGATATACTTTTGAAATCTgaggatgggaaaaaaatggaaaagctgacttaaatacatttttattccCAAAGAGGTGGGAAAGAAATGATTTGGATATGAGTCTGTAGTTAGCCTGCGGTAATGCTGAATGATTGACCACCTGCTCCTTTATTCTTTAACACTGAATAAGGATATAAAGTAGTTCCTATTGTTGTTGTTCTTGGAATTGCAGTTGTGCCGTGCTTCCCTGTGCCTGGCTTGTTTGTAGCAGTGAAGAGGCAGGAACTGATGGTCCAAAACAAAGATTTGGTATTGATTTTTGATGTGACTCTGTTACACTGGTCCTCTACTGACCCCTTTTCTGAAGAGCAGATGAGGCATGCAAGGGACAGAGCTGGTGACATGCCCAAGTTGCATGGAACCAGAGCTGCCCTGCCAGGCGAGCATGACTTGTAGCAGAGCACTCAATGCCCCTTGGACACAGGTTGTTTGtggagcagagctgtttctggACTTGAAACCTGTTTAAGTTACATTAGTACCTTACTTGCAAAAGCAGAGGAACATCTCTAGTCATGGATCTAAGGTGGTAGGAAGCTTGAGGGAGCTCACAGGTCTGTCATTTTACAAAACTACTTCTCTTTTGTCCTGATAGGCCCGGTTCCTCTTGTCTAAAGTGAACCCATCTCAGACCCACAATAACCTCTATGCATGGGGACAGGTAAGCAATGAAAGAGCTGCTCATGTTCGGGAATGCTGTAAAATGTACATGTACATATTTGTCTGGGCAGCAGGCATTGTGAGCAGGTTACGTTTGTCCTCAGTTTCTTACCATGGTTGTTGATAAGATAAACAGTACTGGTGGGGACCACTAGATGATGAGAATAACAGTTTTCAAGCCTGGATGACTAATTCGTGTTCCTATTCTTGTACTGAATCACCACAAATTTTCCACAAAACCCAGTTGATTTTGAGGTTTTTCCTCAAGGCGTCCAAGGAATGCCTTGACAGAGGTGACGCATCAACAGTTCAGGACCTGAGTAGCTTGATGGCAGGAAAGGAGTGGTTTCCACAAGGAGTGgtttttccctttgatttttCCCTTCCCATATCTCAGCTGCATGGGGGGCACAGGCAAACCAGGAGAATTTTCTGTGTTGGCTGCTATTGAAGGAAGCAGCTGATTTTATGTAGCCTATGTTCATAGAGATTTCAGGTGACCTGATGTAGAAATTTATCTTGACCGTTCCCTACAAATATGATTTAAATAGGTCACAATGTATTTAGTATTTTGGAAAAAGTAACTAGCATATGGCTACATATAGATCTAAGAATTCTATCTGAGAATACTAGACTTTTATATCCTTTTTGTTTACCTTGTTTGTGTAGCACTTTGGGCAGCAAAATTCCTAATGCTTTAGGTAGAAGAGACTTTTCTGCAGTAATTCAGATTGTACTGGAGGATAGTGTTAGTGCTGTTGCCAAAAAGTAGCAACTTTTCATTAGAGATGCAAAGGATCTCTACTGATCCTgtcttttgcaggagaaaaaggTGGTTATTTAGCAGGCAGTCAGTTCAGAGCGCtaacattttatttgctttcaattAGTCCCCTGCATTAACAACAGTATTATAGgctcattatttcttttttttttttttcaggaatcaGGAGCTCCAATCTTGACAGATGATGTGAGTCTCCAGGTATTCATGGACCACTTAAAAAAGCTGGCAGTTTCGAGTGCATCATGAGGGATCAAACTGAGGAGCAAGAAGATACATGGATCATGTTGATGACAGAAATGGAGCAATTTAGttacatttccttttctctcttttaaacTAGGGGTTTTAAGTATTACATGAAATAAACATTCCAGGGGAGTTTTTACTGCTCCTTTCTAACTTATTTGTATTCCCTTTTGTCTATATTCTGCTTACTCTACATTTTTCACACACTGTAATTAGAGCTGAAGGATGTTTTAGTCAACAGAGATTTTGACAGTCTTTGGCTTAATTTTAATGTCGCGTGTTCTTAAGAAGTGGCTTTTGGCAACCAGCGGACtgtattaatgaaaaataaaatcaggtaAGAGAACCACCCCTTAGTGCTGTCCCTAGAATGGGCGTTTCATGCCTCCTCCTTtccccgctgtccccgcccTGCGCGCCGCCCCATTGGCGGCGGGGCGCGGCCAAGGAGCGCCGGCGTTACTGGGGCGCGATGCGCGTGGCCGTGTGGAACGCGCGGGCAGCGCTGCTGTACTCGCTGGGCGGATGGACGGCGCTGGGCGGGATGATCTACTACAGCCGCTacggcagcggcggcggcgccgagagcggcggcggccccggtaCGGGCTGGCGCGGCCCCGGGACCGGGAACGGTGCCTCGGGTCACCCCGGGAAGGCGTGACGCGGCTGGGCCTAGGGGTGGGGTTTGGCGGAGGGGGAGCCTCGCTCGGGGGCCTCGATCGGGGGCCTCGCTCCGGCAGCGCGGGGCGTGTCCGGGGGCGGTGCTTGCGTGAGGGAGCTCGGCCGCGCGCGGGGCTTGTTCGGGGACGAGTCTTAGGGGAAAGCGCCGGGATTGCCCCCGGGACCGCGCTCGCCGCGTATTTCGGCCGGGGAAAGCAGGGCCGGGTGCTgcccccgccgcgctgcccCGGCAGTAAGCCCGCCCGCCCCTCGGGGCGCTTGGGTCTGGaagtgacagcagcagtctttTTTTCAGATTGACTTGCTTCATTTGTACTCTGGTCATGGTCACGTAGTACGTGATAGCTCAGAACCCAGTTGTGATCAGCAACTGTGAGGCAGCCGGAGCGCGGCCTTTGCTTGGGCCGGGTGAGTGAACCGGGTGTCCGCCCGCCCCCCCTGGCAGCCCGAATGGGTTAACCCTGAAGGAAGATAAATCCCCTGTTGAAGGGAGAAGCTTGTGCTTTACCGCAGGTCACAGGAACAGGGACTAGAGTCTTCCCGAACTGTTGCTTTTATTTACATTGTGGGAGTGGTTGaaagctgtgctgggggcagattaggctggacattaggaagcatgTCTACCAGGAGAGTGGTCAGACAGTGGAACAAGCTTCCCGGAGAGGTGGTCGACACCCCCAGCCTGTCGGTGTTTAAGAGGCCTTTGGACAATactttaacttttggtcagctCTGCACTGAGCCGCTTGAGCTAGCTGTAATGTGTGTAACTTGGAAGCCAGTTGTTATTGCTGCTATTGTAGTACTGTTTCTTGTCCAGTGCCAGTGCAGGTGTCTAACCTACCCTAGTAAATCACTTTTTCTGACTACAGAGTTACCAGATCTTTGCTATCTATTCCTCAAAATttgaggaaaagggaagagaagactGAATGCCCAGTGGCTGCTGTTGTGTCATGATGAAGgcatgaaacatttttattgctgtgcTCTCTTTTGTCTCCCCTCTTACCCTCCCCCCATTCCTTAGAGAATGAAAATGATCCTCAGACGAACCAAGGGCCCCGTAAGGAAGTATACACTACGGAAACACCTTTCGGATTCCAAGTGAGAACAGAAGTAACATACAGAGATGATCAGCCTCCTCTTACTCGACTGCTCAGACGTGTGGTATCATTCTTTGATTCTAGTGGCAGCCCGCCTTCTGAAACGTGAGCTGCCTGAAAGCTCAGAACATTGTGTTGGGGCTCTGAGAATGTCATCCCAGTGCCTTATGTCAGACCACCACTGGAAAATTGTCCCTTGCATTTCTGAAGCAACAGCTCCATCTTGGACACCACTCTGCTGGACTTGCCAACCTTCTTGTCTGCTTGGATCGCTGCTGTTCTTTGTCTGTGTATTGGAATTGCTGAACATGAACTGGGTTCATCCAGGTGTCCTGTGAGGTGGTAATGAACCTGTGTGCTGCCTGGTGTCCTGCAACCAATGCTCTGACCAGGTGTGATTTCCCAGCTGGTGTGCAGGACATACCCGGATGATCCAGAATATACCTGGGATGGCTTCTCAACTGAGCAGCTCTGAAATGGATACTTGAAGAACGATTAGTAAATGGGAAGGAGTGTAGTTTAATGCTTCAGGTACAAGAGTTCTTACTCATCCTTCAAATAAAAGCTTATGAGGGATGAATTACAACTCCTGCGAgttaaaaagttattaaattTTCTGCTCCAGGCTCTTGTTTCTATAGGGATTTTCCTGATCCTTATACATGCTATTCCCCCTTGTAGGATACTGTCCCCTAGCTCTGTGGCCATAACTAATGTTCATTCTGTAGGGTTTTCTCTAGTCCTTATGTACATCACCTCCTTTCCAAGCTCCTGGCCACCATTTTCTGTTGATGTTTCCCCTCATTTCTCTCACTGCTGACCCTCATTGCTGCAGGGGCTCCCTGCAGCTTCCACTTCCTCTTATCTAGAGCTCTACCCTCAGCCCTTCCTTTTTCCACAGGCTTCCTCCAGTCTCTATGGACATGGCCTCCCTTTTGGGGGGAGCTAACCCAAGACCCTGCACCGGCAGAGCTTCCTTTCTGTAGGGGCTTCtacctgcccctgccccaccTCCCCGTTTCTATCAAGGCTCTTCCTACAGCTTTTTTAGGACACCCCTTGCCCTACCCCACACAAGTCTCTCTAAGGTCTCCCATCTTGCCATAAGGAAAGCTGTCTCTGCCCACACACCTCAGGTTCCAGatccttccagtatctgaagggggcctacagggaagccagagagggactcttcatcaggaactgtagtggtaggacaagggggaaaatCTAGGgtagatattgggaagaaattctttactgggaaggtggtgaggcactggaacagtgcCAAGGGatgttgtggatgccccaactGTGGAAGCATTCAAAGCAAGGTTTTGGATAaagccttgagcaacctggtctagtgaaaggccTCACAGCAGCGGgattgggactagatgatctttaacgtcccttccaactccaaccattctataattctattgGAGCTTTTATAACACAAGCCCCACCTAGTCCATGCACCTACAGACTCACCTTTCCATATAGACTCCTCTGGTCCCTACACCTACCACCTCCTTTTCCAGAGGGCTACTCCCAGGCACTAATTTCTCTGGGCACCGCCTTGTGTCCCTGTAGCTGTTGCTATAGAGGTGCTGCTCTGATCACCtgcattttctcccttttgtaGGTGCCCCCACAAAACCCTACAGACATTAACTCCCCTTTAGAGGAAGGGAGCCCCTTTACGCACTGAACACCTGTGCACACCTGTCCTGTGCATACCTGTCCTTTACGCACCTGTGCATGCCTGTCCTGTGCACACTTGTCCTGTGCACGCCTCTGCACACCTGTCCCATGTACATCTGTGCACGCCTGCCCTAAACACACCTTTCCTGTAGACACTAGGCCTGTACATGCCTGTACCCATCTGTGCATGCCTGCCCTGCGCATACCTGCGGACACCTGTCCTGCGCCCACCTGTCCTGTGCACACCTGGTCAGtgcacacctgcacacactTGGTCAGTGCACACCTGCCCTGCGCACACCTGTCCTGCGCACACCTGTCCCTTTGCTCTCGAAGCAGCCTCTGTTGGCGCTGTCGGGGGTGTGCCGCCGGGCTGCAGTAGCACCTCCCGGCCGCGGGGCGGCGgtgcgggcgggcggcgggcagGGAGCGGCCGCCGTTGCCAGGCGCCGCCGCCTGTCCCCGCTCTGCGCCGACCCGCGCTGCGCCATGAAGGCGATCGTGCAGCGGGTGGCCCAGGCCAGCGTCACAGGTCAGTGCGCCCCAACCGGGAGGGCTGGGGGCggccgtgtgtgtgtgtgtgtatgtatgcaTGTGTGCGCTCCCCTTTCCTTGTCCCGCTGCGTGGGTTTGGCGTGGGCCGGCTCGCTTGCTTCTCCCACGggggcccagcccagctccctcatggGTTACGTGTGTGGTCTGTGTATCGAGGTCTGTGTACATCCTCGCCTTGCCGGCATGGGCTGGCAGTCCCGCTGCAGTCGCCTCCTCGAGTGCCTTTGTATTCATACCACAGTCGCAGTCATTTTGCATTGCTTGTTTGcgttcacagaatcacagaacattttgagttggaaggcactCAcgaggatcatcgagtccaactcttagccctgcacagggtATACgcaggagtcacaccatgtgcctgggagcgttgtccaaacgcttcttgaattctgtcaggcttggtgtcCGTGTTGGCGGGGCCGTCCTGGTCACTGCCGCGCTGTGTGTGTTGGCAGTGCCATCCCCTCTGCGAGCCCTCGCTCCTGCATGTGTGCCACGACAGCCACAGCCACCTGCATCGGTTGCTTGCGTGGCAGGACTGAACCGGTGACTGTTCCACGttacctgtgtgtgtgtcagagTAGCCATCCCATCTGCCTCCTTGCACCATGGACACGTGCTGGCACAACGGTCACAGTTGTCTCTGTCCTGCGTGTGCATGTCAGCAGTGAGCCTGTGATTACCTTCCCCCAGCGAATGTGTCAGCACTGTAATCAAGGGTGCCTCCATGCAGCGTGTATGTGGTGGCAGTGCCATCCCAGTTTCCCTCTCCTGTGGCTCCTGTGCATTGGCAGTACAATCACAGTCACCTCGGAGCATTGCAAGCACGTTGGCAGTGCAGCCTGGTGCCCCTTTTTGCACTGCTTGTGTGTGTCAgtggtgctgtccctgctgccactGGGCACTGCTTGCCTGGGTCAGTAGCCCTGGTGCCGATTGGAATGGTGTGTCCTGATGGAATGTCCCCGCTATTGCACTGGTTGGACCTGTGCTTGAGATGCTTAAAATCCCCAAGAAGTTTGCACGTGAGGCAGTGAGTTCTGCTGTGCGGCCCAGGGGTCAAGAAGTGTGCAGCAGAATGGCCTTCACGCTATAAAACAGTTTCTGCTTGTGTGTCATCACTGACAGAGCATGTTTGTGTAAGGGGCACAGCTTTTGTGCACAGCTGGTACTGCGGCCACAACAGTGGTCAGTCCCCATCAGCACTGGAGTTCTTGCTGACTTActgccacttccctggggaataATTTAAACTATTGCTTCTGGCTGTTGAAGAGTTTGAGATGTCACTCTCTGAGGGAGAGAGTGCTGTACATAGCAGAACAGATTTCTAAGCTGGAGGACTCATACCCAGATCCAATGGAAAGAGTCTTTGTGAGGAGTTTTTCCCCCTGGTTTGCTTCTGCCCATTGGGAATAGTCCTGATATGGCCACTAGTGCAGAGACACAAGCTTTCAGCTTTTGCTGGAGACCTGATCTCCTCTCATTTTACAGAATGTTTGgagcttttttccccagtcaTGAGCCTGGATGCAGTTTTAACGGCTGGGTAACTGGTGCTTATCTCAGTTTTAAGGCTGCATCTAATCTTACTACAGTGATCTCAGGATCAACC
This DNA window, taken from Pseudopipra pipra isolate bDixPip1 chromosome 3, bDixPip1.hap1, whole genome shotgun sequence, encodes the following:
- the SMIM26 gene encoding small integral membrane protein 26 yields the protein MRVAVWNARAALLYSLGGWTALGGMIYYSRYGSGGGAESGGGPENENDPQTNQGPRKEVYTTETPFGFQVRTEVTYRDDQPPLTRLLRRVVSFFDSSGSPPSET